The Arachis hypogaea cultivar Tifrunner chromosome 16, arahy.Tifrunner.gnm2.J5K5, whole genome shotgun sequence genome contains a region encoding:
- the LOC112758610 gene encoding uncharacterized protein, protein MPLFEITNAQLSLQCPLYSSLRAPMPYHINLKGSSISLTFGNDHCLPCAWNKLRKENLSVVPFRLPRGTRTGTLLIKAVATFEPKILPHKRDECTHSTDLHLATANSAPGVHLDSCDEESQELDEREKLRRMRISKANKGNTPWNKGRKHSPETLLKIRERTRLAMQNPKIKMKLANLGHAQTTETRLKIGAGVKMGWDRRLRKKMLQEACCFEWQNLIAEASRKGYAEQEELQWNSYGILDKQLKQEWSECVEQRKQMVRPPGSKRAPKSPEQRRKIAEAIAAKWADPGYRERVCSGLAKYHGGEAGAEKKPRRRPSDGSHSKKKKPIMRKDTNTSTRVGSSSKIGTKSDSLKKITSPVFKDPFVNSKLEMIKNIRAQRAAAETGQAQVIERARLLIAEAEKAAKALEVAATKSPIAQASLIESRKLIAEAIQALESIDAEEMSESDVSSVASSDFNEEGSASEFLSQSLKSHVNGHKAFSSNDYKFSEDFGELSKEMQVDGDLELGLTSTNGCITVPCLNSHTRESGPSNEQGETEEDESRKCETQLSPSAVEIQPTKDEAQCKSPSASKKWVRGRLVEVA, encoded by the exons ATGCCTTTATTTG AGATAACAAATGCACAGCTAAGCTTGCAATGTCCTTTGTATTCATCGCTGAGGGCACCAATGCCGTATCACATTAACTTGAAAGGCTCATCCATTTCTTTGACCTTTGGCAATGACCACTGTCTTCCCTGTGCCTGGAACAAGCTTAGAAAGGAAAACTTGAGTGTCGTCCCTTTTCGCCTTCCCAGGGGGACGAGGACGGGGACGCTTCTCATTAAGGCTGTTGCTACCTTTGAACCAAAGATTTTGCCTCACAAACGAGACGAATGCACACACTCCACCGACTTGCACCTTGCTACTGCCAACTCAGCACCAGGGGTTCACCTTGACTCTTGTGATGAAGAATCACAAGAGCTTGACGAGAGGGAGAAGTTGAGAAGAATGAGAATTTCCAAAGCTAATAAAGGAAACACCCCATGGAACAAAGGAAGAAAGCATAGTCCTG AAACTTTGCTCAAAATCAGGGAAAGAACAAGGCTTGCTATGCAGAATCCTAAG ATAAAAATGAAGCTGGCTAATCTTGGGCATGCACAGAC CACAGAAACAAGACTGAAGATAGGCGCTGGAGTGAAAATGGGATGGGATAGGAGGCTTAGAAAAAAGATGTTGCAGGAGGCATGTTGTTTTGAGTGGCAGAATTTAATTGCGGAAGCTTCAAGAAAAGGATATGCTGAGCAGGAAGAGCTGCAGTGGAATTCCTATGGAATCTTGGATAAACAGCTGAAGCAAGAGTGGTCAGAGTGTGTTGAACAAAGGAAACAAATGGTGAGGCCACCAGGTAGCAAACGAGCGCCCAAGTCTCCTGAGCAGAGAAGAAAAATCGCAGAAGCTATTGCTGCAAAATGGGCTGATCCA GGATATCGCGAGAGAGTTTGCTCTGGGTTAGCCAAGTATCATGGTGGCGAAGCTGGGGCCGAAAAGAAACCTAGAAGAAGGCCAAGTGATGGTTCACACTCCAAAAAGAAGAAACCTATAATGAGAAAAGATACTAATACTAGCACTCGCGTCGGTAGCAGCTCCAAAATCGGGACTAAGAGTGACTCTTTGAAAAAAATCACGTCCCCTGTCtttaaggatccttttgtaaatTCCAAGCTTGAGATGATAAAGAACATTAGAGCACAAAGAGCTGCTGCAGAAACTGGACAAGCTCAAGTCATTGAACGAGCAAG ATTATTGATCGCCGAAGCCGAGAAAGCTGCCAAGGCACTTGAGGTTGCTGCAACAAAGAGTCCCATTGCGCAAGCTTCGTTGATAGAAAGCAGAAAGCTTATTGCCGAAGCTATTCAGGCACTTGAATCCATTGATGCAGAGGAGATGAGCGAGAGTGATGTTTCATCGGTTGCATCGAGTGATTTCAATGAGGAAGGGTCGGCTTCTGAATTTCTAAGCCAATCACTTAAGTCTCATGTAAATGGTCACAAAGCATTTTCATCAAATGACTACAAGTTCTCTGAAGATTTTGGCGAGTTATCCAAGGAGATGCAAGTAGATGGTGATTTAGAACTTGGGCTAACAAGCACCAATGGTTGCATTACCGTACCTTGTTTGAATAGTCATACAAGGGAATCAGGTCCATCAAATGAACAAGGGGAGACAGAAGAGGATGAAAGCAGAAAATGCGAGACGCAACTTTCGCCGTCTGCGGTGGAAATTCAGCCTACTAAAGATGAAGCACAATGTAAATCGCCATCAGCAAGTAAAAAGTGGGTTCGCGGAAGGCTCGTTGAAGTGGCTTAA